Below is a genomic region from Nitrospirota bacterium.
TTTTTACGCCGTTCACTTTTTCTCATTTTCAGCGTTTGCTCTGATAAATGAACCAATCGCTTTTGAAGGGAAACGATTCCGGCTTCAAGCTGGGTTAAATCACAGGTAGGACACTCTAACGCTTCATTTTCTCTTAACAAATTAAACGAATCTTCTTCTTCTTTGGAGAAAAAAGTCCATCCGTAAATATGTCCAAAACGACATTCATAAACAACGGTCTTGGCGCCTTCCTGCTTTCCTTCTCGTTTTGTTTCGAAAATTTTCATGAATCTCCCGGAAATTCGGAACTGTCTCTTTTTTTGTGTAAAGTCATTTAATTGAGACAATAATTTTGAATTATATTCCAATGAATTTTAAAAAGCAAATGGCACTTATCACCCAAGACCAGCGATAGACTTCGCACCCACTTATTAATCATGTCATTGCGAGCACCGAAGGGTGCGTGGCAATCTTATCGTAAAGTCTTGAGATTGCTTCACTTTGTTCGCAATGACAGCTTTCTAACTCTGTTCTCAGCGGCGTAATTTAGGCTATCCTTAATTAGATCAAGGATCCCAGTCTCTTAAAAAAAGGAGATGTGTCATGTTTAAAAAACATTTAATTTCAATGGGTTGCATGGGTGTGTTTCTAATAGTCCTGAGCGCCTCATTATGTTATGGAGCCGAAAGCCTTTCACAGGAAATCAAGGTCGAAGAGGGTTTTGTTTCTGCGGACTCCGGGCAGCTTGTTTCATCCACCCGACAGCCGATTCCGGTCTTTTACAATGACGCTGGCAAATTTTACGCAGTCACCAAAATAAGCAAAGGACCGGAAAATACCCAGATTAAACATCTCTGGTTTTTAAGGGATCAAATCATTTTAGACGCTACATTGCCCGTTAAGGAAAATCAGACACGGGCGGTGAGCGGATTGATCATGAAACCCAATTGGATGGGAAAATGGAGAGTTGATATCACGTCGGCTGACGGAACCCTTCTTTATTCCATCCCTTTTGTTGTAAAACGGAAACCGGAAAATATTCAGGCAAATGACGCAAACTCTAGTTCAAGCGAGCATTTGGAAACTGCTCCTCTTCCAATCTCCGGCTCCCCCACGATCAAGCCCTAAATTTTTTCTTACAATAATAAAAAAGCCGTTGTTTCTTTTCTTGAAACAACGGCTTTTAACGTGTGTCACCTATAATAAAATTTAATTTGCGTTAAATAAAATTATACCTTCACAACAGAAGATGCCTGGGGTCCTTTTGCTCCATTGGTAACTTCAAATTCAACCGTGTCGCCTTCGTTTAACGATTTGTAGCCATCTCCTTGAATTGCTGAAAAATGGACAAATACGTCTTCTCCATTTTCCTGGGAAAGAAAACCGTAACCTTTGCTGGTGTTAAACCACTTAACTGTACCTTTTGCCATTAGAAACTCACCTCCTTAGATTTTTTATTTTGTCTGGTTAAACGTTAATTGAATTAAAAAAAGACCACAGAAAAACATGATCTGTGGTCTTTTTCATTTCTTGTTAATTTCATTTAAAATTTACAAAATCCAATGTTACCGTAAAACTCAGACAATACGTATAATATATATAACAAACCCTTTCCAACATGTCAAGCTTAATTAATTTATTACGAAATTTTAATCCAAAGTTAAAAAACCTTAAACCGCGCCTTGACCTAAAAAACAAGTTTTACCTTTGAAGCCGCCTCTTTTGCCCTTTCCACCGCTTTAAACGGGTCTGAATCAGACGTTAACACAACTCCCATTCGTCTATTTTTTTTGCAATCAGGCTTTCCAAAAAGACGAATTTGAACGTGAGGGTCATTCATCGCCTCACTCACCTCATATTGAGGCGCCACGCCGCCGGCGCCAGGGGACAAAATTACGGATGAAGCGCCAGGAATCCTTAAAACAGGTTGAAAAACCATGAAACCGAGGACAGCGCGGACATGGAGCGCAAATTCGGAAAGGTCCTGGGTTATTAAAGTGACCATGCCGGTGTCATGGGGACGCGGAGAAACCTCAGAAAAGTAGACTTCCTCCCCTTTTACAAAAAGCTCAACCCCAAAAATACCTCTCCCTCCCAAATTATCGGTAACAATTTTTGCTATCCGCTGGCTTTTTTCCAATACAACGGGGGGCATCGGGTGAGGTTG
It encodes:
- a CDS encoding DUF2914 domain-containing protein produces the protein MFKKHLISMGCMGVFLIVLSASLCYGAESLSQEIKVEEGFVSADSGQLVSSTRQPIPVFYNDAGKFYAVTKISKGPENTQIKHLWFLRDQIILDATLPVKENQTRAVSGLIMKPNWMGKWRVDITSADGTLLYSIPFVVKRKPENIQANDANSSSSEHLETAPLPISGSPTIKP
- a CDS encoding cold-shock protein, coding for MAKGTVKWFNTSKGYGFLSQENGEDVFVHFSAIQGDGYKSLNEGDTVEFEVTNGAKGPQASSVVKV